A single window of Silurus meridionalis isolate SWU-2019-XX chromosome 11, ASM1480568v1, whole genome shotgun sequence DNA harbors:
- the LOC124393428 gene encoding LOW QUALITY PROTEIN: collagenase 3-like (The sequence of the model RefSeq protein was modified relative to this genomic sequence to represent the inferred CDS: inserted 2 bases in 2 codons; deleted 2 bases in 1 codon), producing the protein MKMKDTSVLVLMFGACLELCIGVPVINIEDRVIAQDQEIAEKYLKQFYTNSKTLSAFSEQEENQDTQELPLKRMQEFFGLEVTGKLDTNTIEVMKQPRCGVPDVSNYQHFWGRPRWNKQTITYRITEYTPDLSQWEVDATIAQAFKLYSDVTPLTFQQIYSGTADIMILFKARYHGDFXPFDGPGGILAHANAPGPNEGGDSHFDEDETWTLSSAGINLLLVAAHEFGHALGLDHSRDPSALMYPTYRYVNTNGYQLPLDDKQGIQALYGNNECKCTCPQPGPQPGPQPDPQPNPYPPERCNRDLVFDAAVNIWNELYFFKNEYYWKKSLLQNIPQTLIRATWPSITSVDAAYDLKXKSTSFFFKDQYFWGVTPTSILPGYPKHISHFGFPASVTKIDAAVHIIFTGRTLFFTGDKYWSYYEFYEVMDAGFPKPIHEDFPGIGTKVDAAFENSGFLFFSDGPRQTEYIYSSRTVNRVLLNYGWLDCY; encoded by the exons ATGAAGATGAAGGATACAAGCGTTCTCGTGTTGATGTTTGGAGCGTGTCTGGAGCTTTGCATCGGCGTTCCTGTGATTAACATAGAGGATCGAGTCATAGCTCAGGATCAGGAGATAGCTgag AAATATCTGAAGCAATTCTACACAAATTCCAAAACTCTATCAGCCTTTAGTGAACAAGAGGAAAACCAGGACACTCAGGAACTACCACTGAAGCGTATGCAGGAGTTTTTTGGGCTGGAGGTGACAGGCAAGCTAGACACGAACACCATTGAGGTGATGAAACAGCCACGCTGTGGCGTTCCCGACGTTTCAAATTACCAACATTTCTGGGGCAGGCCAAGATGGAATAAACAAACCATTACATACAG AATAACAGAGTACACACCAGATCTGAGCCAGTGGGAAGTGGATGCCACCATCGCTCAGGCGTTCAAGCTGTACAGCGACGTCACTCCACTCACCTTTCAGCAGATCTACAGTGGCACGGCCGACATCATGATTCTCTTCAAAGCCAGAT ATCATGGAGATT TCCCATTCGATGGTCCTGGTGGTATTCTGGCTCACGCCAATGCTCCTGGTCCTAACGAGGGAGGTGATTCACACTTCGATGAGGACGAGACATGGACTCTGAGCTCAGCAG GTATAAACTTGCTCTTGGTGGCTGCCCATGAGTTCGGACATGCGCTCGGGTTGGATCACTCACGGGATCCCTCTGCTCTTATGTATCCTACGTACAGATACGTCAACACTAATGGATATCAGCTGCCTCTGGACGATAAACAAGGAATTCAGGCTCTCTATG GTAACAATGAATGTAAGTGCACGTGTCCACAGCCAGGTCCCCAACCAGGTCCCCAACCGGATCCACAACCAAACCCATATCCACCAGAGCGGTGCAATCGAGACTTAGTGTTTGATGCTGCAGTCAACATATGGAACGAGCTTTACTTCTTTAAGAATGA ATATTACTGGAAGAAAAGT CTGCTGCAAAATATCCCACAGACTTTAATCAGAGCCACGTGGCCCTCCATCACGTCTGTCGATGCAGCTTATGACCTTA ACAAAAGCACCAGTTTCTTTTTCAAAG atcAGTACTTCTGGGGCGTGACACCAACCTCCATCTTGCCAGGATATCCGAAGCACATTTCACACTTTGGCTTTCCTGCTTCAGTCACGAAGATCGACGCTGCGGTGCACATTATCTTTACCGGCCGCACTCTGTTCTTTACTGGTGATAAATATTGGAg CTATTACGAGTTCTATGAAGTTATGGACGCTGGTTTCCCCAAACCCATTCACGAAGATTTCCCGGGTATCGGCACCAAAGTGGACGCTGCTTTCGAAAATAGTG GATTCTTGTTCTTCTCTGATGGACCCAGACAAACAGAATACATCTACAGTAGCAGAACTGTGAATCGTGTTCTTCTGAATTATGGATGGCTGGATTGCTACTAA